The sequence GTTTTTAGAAAGTGGATTATGTGCAATAAACGTAAGTGTTAAATAGGACAGACTAGATTATTAAAAACCAAATCTTTATACAAAACATTCCCCTTTTTTGGGGGGTCTTCAAATCTTTTGAGCTAATAGATTTATTATCAACTTTAAATGTTGATTTAAaactcaaatatatatatatatatatattttttttttttttacgttatatatatttaatttcgaAACTAGAAAACCAATGTAAATTTGGGTTTGTTTACAAGTGTAGTTTAgctaatataatattttaagtTGGAGATATCAACTTTGATTCAAAGAAATTTATTACCTATTAATTGTTTTTGTTTgcttaatatatttttaaaagatatataataaaattctcTTTTAAACCTTAGAAATTTGGTCACGAGTAAATTTTCGATTATTAAAATTTCTAAAAGTCATATAAATCCAATATGGATTAACACAACGAATAAAGAGAGATTATACTTAGATTTTTGAGTTCACCAACACATGAGAGAATTTCTAACATCTTCTTAGGTGTTAGGTTCTTCACATTTCATTGTGACTCATTATACAtgataatttctttttaattattttgattataattaattttgatgTGGTTGTTGTGTTATTGATATGTAGAGGTACAAAAAGGGGTTCTGCAGGCCAATTAATGAAGAATAACACAAAAAGAAGTGGAAGGTATCAATTAGGAGATCAAGAAAGCAATTTGATGGCATtaggatcttcatcttcttcagcTCCAAATGAAATTCCAACCTTCAATATTTTCCATCTCCCCAAAGTAAATATCTCTAAATTTCATGTTCATACTTCTTCAAGGcttttcttcatctttcaaaatactttctttttttcttctctcttctcttcatagaaaaaataattttctacttttttttttcaacacaTAGCATAATGAGTGGAATTAGTGTCAAACTAAGTTAGCTATATCAACATATTTATTGTACTAAACGTTAAACCGTACAAATTATTCTAACTCTAAAAGTATAATAATAATCGTAATTATATCctcaaattttattataaattttgaactctaaaatttataaaagttttaaatttgtataattgaaaattttagaatGTAATTGTAATTTGTACGAGTAGGTTTtaaatcttaattttaaaagttaataccAAATAAATCACAAAAGAACAAAGTGATCAAACAAAATATTCCAAAACCAGCTAGCTAGAAAAATgctcaaaacaaaaacaaatgtCTAATTCAATACCAAAATGTCTAAAATCCAACCAAAAACAAACACTCAACATACCTACAAAAGGCACCCACAAAATTAGAATCTCCTAGATAGtaataatatggaaaattttctcttttttttttcccccctttttctatctttatattaaatcaaattcaattttttattaaattgaatTCTAGACTTAGAATAAATGGTATCATtaataattttctaaaattattaaaaaagcTAATGcctaattaattaactaaatcaaaatcaTTAATATACCTATactcttttccttttaaaatatttgagattttattccttttctttccttAATTTGAGTTTAGGACAATTACATTATGATTAGTTTCTAGTACTATAtttgtcttaaaaaaaaaaattagttggTAGGGAGTATTAATTTCAAACCATTTGTAATTAAGGTCTACATACTACTTTGGTCTTTATATCATTAAccgtcttttatttttatttttcgtactttcaaaatatttttaaaatttttgtatctttaactttaatatatttacgtactttcaaaatatatattcattttGAACTACTGATTATTGTACTTCTAAAAAGTAACCATTTGGATTCctacattttcatttttaaggAAAATGAAATATTACTTTCTCAAAGTACAAAactaaaaagaatcaaaattgaaagttaGGGACAAAGTAGCATTCAAACCTAAAATAAAAAGCGATAAAGATTTTCCTCAAAAGGAAAATGTGATATATTTAAGGGTAATATGtatgtataatatatatatgaagagGGCAAAAGAGAGAATTCACAGGTGTGAAATTATTTTGAAGGAAACGATGGAGGTTCCACAGCATAGAGATGGAGGATGTCCCTCAGATTACTACAAACTTAACTTCAACTCCTCCTTATATGAATCAAACTCAAACACAAAGGGCAACAGAGAAATTGCCATCAGCTCCGGAGCCGGAGCCGAAGCGGAAGCCGAAACCGAAGGCATCGATCTGAATTTGAAGCTGTAATAGTGTTTGTTTTGAAGGAATTAAAAAGCCTTGACAAAGAGAGAGTTCAAAGATGTTTGTGCcgaaaaatatatacatacatacacaatTTAAGGCTCTCAATTTCCAATATTAATTTAGTTGTAGACTACTTGTAGTTTTAGTAATTTTAAGTGTAGAGAGCTACATTTCAGTAGATGGTTCCATGTCTTACTTTAGAGTTTCAAGATTTTTGTAGGGAGTTTTTCCCTAACGAATTATATGCAAGAGCTCAAGTGGTGGGAGCAAACGTGTGTATAAACGTGTCTACATTTTTTAGGTTGGAGATTCAAATTTACCTTATTGATTTATTGTACTTGTGTCTTAAAGTGGTAGGTAATATTTAGACTAAATAGATGTCAATCTCATCAAGGATCATACGTTCTTATATACATGTGCCTCCATTTTTCATTAACTCCTTTGCTATGTATTTTAAAGATATCAATCCTTTGTGACTTGTAATCTACCTCGGGCTTATCAAATTTGTatcatttttataaaaagaaagagaTTTTTCATTCATTGTAATGATACTTTCAACTTAAATTTGTGTTACCTAACAAAGTTGGAGctaatcaattttaaatttcatcGGAATTCAATTCTGAGGTACGACTATTTTGAATCTAAGAAATATTTGCTCTACTCATTTGCATTATACCATGTTGGGTAGAGTCTATAGTCTCTACTATTTGAAagtaatattaattaattcatcTTTGTAAACTATTCAATTAGATTTCATTTTTCATTAAGGAAGCTTAATTAGGCGATGGTGCTCAATTTGGGTGTTGTTTCTTCCTTCTTTTGTGTGAGGTGGGGCGAGTTATAATTTCTTGGTGTACTCTCTTGCAAGGAAGACATTGGCTCAACAATTTTGTCTTCTCTCTACTTTTTCGTTACTCTAATGGGTTTGTTTTAGGATATTGTTGTCTAGTTCCAAATTGAATCTTAAAAGAATAAAACAAAGTTATGAAGAATAGATAATCATGAAGatgttgaaaaaataatatggTTTAAAAAcattattcaataaagttgtcacaattttaatagttttttttcaTATCGATTGATCTAGATTAAACAATCTAGATACTCCCAATAACTTTTAGATACAAATGACATGTTTAAAGTTACAACCGTTATGTAAAAGATGGGAAGCCAGGTAcggaagggaaaaaaaataaatcacatgtaaacaaaatggtaaaaaaattaataaatattaccacataatataaaatttattaacaTAGATGGGTTAAgttacctttttcttt comes from Cucumis melo cultivar AY chromosome 12, USDA_Cmelo_AY_1.0, whole genome shotgun sequence and encodes:
- the LOC103486731 gene encoding uncharacterized protein LOC103486731, encoding MRVENNTMGTKDSSSSSSSSSSSMEINCSPFHSHSNFRGTKRGSAGQLMKNNTKRSGRYQLGDQESNLMALGSSSSSAPNEIPTFNIFHLPKETMEVPQHRDGGCPSDYYKLNFNSSLYESNSNTKGNREIAISSGAGAEAEAETEGIDLNLKL